A region from the Natronoarchaeum mannanilyticum genome encodes:
- the kdgK1 gene encoding bifunctional 2-dehydro-3-deoxygluconokinase/2-dehydro-3-deoxygalactonokinase produces MSDDLVTFGETMLRLSPPKGERLETATDLEFRAAGAESNVATAAQRLGASSTWLSKLPKSELGRKVVSDLRKHGIGVDVAWSDEGRQGTYYLEYGDKPRGTNVIYDRDDAAVQSARAEELNLQRIRDAGAFHTTGITPALSNQLAETTAKLLKVAKDAGTTTSFDVNYRSKLWSPEEAKQTLWRLFPAVDVLVFAYKDAERILDWDGEARQLAHHLGSEFDLQTAIVTHGERGSLAWHDNTVHEQGIYEADTFDAIGTGDAFVGAFLARRLAGDGVPRAMDYAAATASLKRTIAGDVATVTRREVESVMDEEFDDVSR; encoded by the coding sequence ATGAGCGACGACCTCGTCACCTTCGGCGAGACGATGCTGCGCCTGTCGCCGCCGAAGGGCGAGCGGCTCGAAACCGCCACCGACCTGGAGTTCCGGGCGGCCGGCGCCGAGAGCAACGTCGCGACCGCCGCCCAGCGGCTGGGCGCGAGTTCGACGTGGCTCTCGAAGCTCCCGAAATCGGAGCTCGGGCGAAAGGTCGTCTCGGACCTCCGCAAGCACGGCATCGGCGTCGACGTCGCCTGGTCGGACGAGGGGCGACAGGGCACCTACTACCTGGAGTACGGCGACAAGCCCCGCGGGACGAACGTGATCTACGACCGCGACGACGCCGCCGTCCAGTCGGCCCGCGCCGAGGAGCTGAACCTCCAGCGCATCCGGGACGCCGGCGCGTTCCACACGACGGGGATCACGCCGGCGCTGTCGAACCAGCTCGCCGAGACGACGGCGAAGCTGTTGAAGGTCGCCAAGGACGCCGGGACGACGACGTCGTTCGACGTCAACTACCGCTCGAAGCTGTGGTCGCCCGAGGAAGCCAAGCAGACCCTCTGGCGACTGTTCCCGGCGGTCGACGTGCTGGTGTTCGCCTACAAGGACGCCGAGCGGATCCTCGACTGGGACGGGGAGGCCCGTCAGCTGGCCCACCACCTCGGCTCCGAGTTCGACCTGCAGACCGCCATCGTCACGCACGGCGAGCGCGGCTCGCTGGCCTGGCACGACAACACGGTCCACGAGCAGGGCATCTACGAGGCCGACACGTTCGACGCCATCGGCACCGGCGACGCCTTCGTCGGCGCGTTCCTCGCCCGCCGGCTCGCCGGCGACGGCGTCCCCCGGGCGATGGACTACGCGGCGGCCACGGCGTCGCTCAAGCGCACGATCGCCGGCGACGTCGCCACGGTCACGCGCCGGGAGGTCGAGTCGGTGATGGACGAGGAGTTCGACGACGTTTCGCGGTAG
- a CDS encoding PGF-CTERM sorting domain-containing protein — translation MKRIVAATMAVLLMSAAVAPAATGSTGATSADASTQSAEAFAGAHVSFQTEGNGVTNYTVDGQMIAENVSVESASAYEGRLGLGADVQLSAVTNLAGASTSLAAQTKTSATVETGGSAELRAHDSDHGQLVVDAGGESQYVRANLSEDAETEQNGESRLTVETADGGEATYLVVGDGEVTTNEEGDVAASLSSDAQLVVRTYDESKSESDERIEQYVANGTATAEAYVTERSGEIVNSTVAYGQETTVEASQTAESEVTVTVDRAESEGKILVTSVSEAAVGSVDDLNVTVDGEAAAEVESYSELEGAIGNEPRYMVVSEGSADADATVLVGIDHFSERQVTMSGDESGDGSSDDGLPGFGVLAGLTALLSAAGLARRR, via the coding sequence ATGAAACGCATAGTCGCAGCTACGATGGCGGTGTTGTTGATGAGCGCGGCGGTGGCGCCCGCCGCGACGGGGTCGACCGGGGCGACCTCGGCCGACGCGTCGACACAGAGCGCCGAGGCGTTCGCCGGCGCGCACGTGTCGTTCCAGACTGAAGGGAACGGCGTGACGAACTACACGGTCGACGGACAGATGATCGCCGAGAACGTCTCCGTCGAGTCCGCGAGCGCCTACGAGGGCCGCCTCGGGCTCGGCGCCGACGTACAGCTCTCGGCCGTGACGAACCTGGCCGGCGCCTCCACGTCGCTGGCCGCCCAGACGAAGACGAGCGCCACCGTCGAGACCGGCGGCTCGGCCGAGCTCCGCGCCCACGACAGCGACCACGGGCAGCTCGTCGTCGACGCCGGCGGCGAGAGCCAGTACGTCCGGGCGAACCTCTCCGAGGACGCCGAGACCGAACAGAACGGCGAGTCGCGCCTGACGGTCGAGACCGCCGACGGCGGCGAGGCGACGTACCTCGTCGTCGGCGACGGCGAAGTGACGACCAACGAGGAGGGCGACGTCGCCGCGTCGCTCTCGAGTGACGCCCAGCTCGTCGTGCGAACGTACGACGAGTCCAAGAGCGAGAGCGACGAGCGGATCGAGCAGTACGTCGCCAACGGCACCGCGACCGCCGAGGCGTACGTGACCGAGCGGAGCGGCGAGATCGTCAACTCGACGGTCGCGTACGGCCAGGAGACGACGGTCGAGGCGAGCCAGACCGCCGAGAGCGAGGTCACCGTGACCGTCGACCGCGCCGAGAGCGAGGGCAAGATCCTCGTGACGAGCGTGAGCGAAGCGGCCGTCGGGAGCGTCGACGACCTGAACGTCACGGTCGACGGCGAGGCCGCCGCCGAGGTCGAGAGCTACTCCGAGCTGGAGGGCGCGATCGGCAACGAGCCGCGCTACATGGTCGTCAGCGAGGGGAGCGCCGACGCCGACGCGACGGTGCTCGTCGGGATCGACCACTTCTCGGAGCGCCAGGTGACGATGAGCGGCGACGAATCGGGCGACGGTAGTTCGGACGACGGGCTGCCCGGCTTCGGCGTCCTCGCGGGGCTGACCGCGCTGCTGAGCGCGGCCGGTCTCGCGCGGCGCCGATAA
- a CDS encoding C2H2-type zinc finger protein gives MSDEYECDLCGDTFDTKDTLREHAQEEHTGEQLGG, from the coding sequence ATGTCCGACGAGTACGAGTGCGACCTCTGTGGCGACACGTTCGACACGAAGGATACGCTCAGAGAGCACGCTCAAGAGGAGCACACGGGAGAACAGCTCGGCGGGTAG
- the mutS gene encoding DNA mismatch repair protein MutS yields the protein MTEAEGIVGEFKSLKRSSDADLLAMQVGDFYEFFDEDAEIVGEELDLKTSKKSSGGTKYPMAGVPVAELTPYLKALVERGYRVAVANQRETESGHVREIERVATPGTLLETSDADARYVAAIVDDGGAASRGDDTYGLAFADVTTGRFYVTGVDGDDPRESALTELYRFDPVEVLPGPSVREDDELVGTIRDRTGATPTLFDAEAFAPGAAERALTEQFGAETVDSVGVETDAAIRAAGAVVAYVEETGTGVLASMTRLQRYRDADHAELDATTQRNLELTETMQGDRSGSLYDTIDHTVTSPGGRLLKEWLQRPRRSRDMLERRQSSVEALAAAALAREELRETLGEAYDLERLASKATHGSADARDLLAVRDTLGLLPELEAVIDAAPQLDDSPLAEIVDAPDRDAAAELRETLDAALAEDPPSTVREGGMLTRGFDEELDEIIERHEELEEWFDTLAERERRQHGLAHVSVGRNKTDGYYIQVGKSAADDAPDHYENVKTLKNSERFVTDELEEKEREIMRLEERRGDLEYELFCELREAVADAAETLQDVGRAIAELDALASLAVHAVGNDWTRPELAEPGADVEIEQGRHPVVEQTTDFVPNDASLTDDRRFLIVTGPNMAGKSTYMRQTALIVLLAQIGSFVPARKATIGLVDGIYTRVGALDELAQGRSTFMVEMQELSKILHSATDESLVILDEVGRGTATYDGISIAWAATEYLVNEIGARTLFATHYHELTALGDHFDSVANVHVAADETDGNVTFLRTVREGPTDRSYGIHVADLAGVPDPVVDRSQDVLGRLRDDKAIDIRGSGGSGGSGGETKQVVFDVQSGQMKTASADGGEASQRDERSPGRTDAENEGRATDASDSSAALPVDEDAEAVLDHLQDLDVNETPPVELMAKVQEWQNKLND from the coding sequence ATGACCGAGGCCGAGGGGATCGTCGGCGAGTTCAAGTCGCTCAAGCGATCGAGCGACGCGGACCTACTGGCGATGCAGGTCGGGGACTTCTACGAATTTTTCGACGAGGACGCCGAGATCGTCGGCGAGGAGCTGGATCTGAAGACCTCCAAGAAGTCCTCCGGCGGAACGAAGTATCCGATGGCGGGCGTGCCGGTCGCCGAGCTGACGCCGTATCTCAAGGCGCTGGTCGAGCGGGGCTACCGCGTCGCCGTGGCGAACCAGCGCGAGACCGAGTCGGGCCACGTCCGCGAGATCGAGCGGGTCGCCACGCCCGGCACGCTCTTAGAAACGAGCGACGCCGACGCGCGGTACGTCGCCGCCATCGTCGACGACGGGGGAGCGGCGTCACGCGGCGACGACACCTACGGCCTGGCGTTCGCCGACGTGACGACCGGGCGGTTCTACGTCACCGGCGTCGACGGCGACGACCCGCGCGAGTCCGCGCTGACCGAACTGTACCGGTTCGACCCCGTCGAGGTGCTTCCCGGACCGTCCGTTCGGGAGGACGACGAGCTGGTGGGGACGATCCGCGACCGGACCGGCGCGACGCCGACGCTGTTCGACGCCGAGGCGTTCGCGCCGGGCGCCGCCGAGCGGGCGCTCACGGAGCAGTTCGGCGCCGAGACCGTCGACAGCGTCGGCGTCGAGACCGACGCCGCGATCCGGGCGGCCGGCGCCGTCGTCGCGTACGTCGAGGAAACCGGAACCGGCGTGCTGGCGTCGATGACGCGGCTCCAGCGCTACCGCGACGCCGACCACGCCGAGCTCGACGCGACGACCCAGCGCAACCTCGAGCTGACAGAGACGATGCAGGGCGACCGGTCGGGATCGCTGTACGACACGATCGACCACACCGTCACGAGCCCGGGCGGGCGCCTGCTCAAGGAGTGGCTCCAGCGCCCCCGACGTTCACGGGACATGCTGGAGCGTCGGCAGTCGAGCGTCGAGGCGCTGGCGGCCGCGGCGCTCGCCCGGGAGGAGCTCCGCGAGACGCTGGGCGAGGCCTACGACCTCGAACGGCTGGCGAGCAAGGCGACCCACGGCAGCGCCGACGCCCGGGACCTGCTCGCGGTGCGTGACACGCTCGGCCTGCTGCCCGAACTGGAGGCCGTGATCGACGCCGCGCCCCAACTGGACGACTCGCCGCTGGCCGAGATCGTCGACGCGCCCGACCGGGACGCCGCCGCGGAGCTGCGGGAGACGCTGGACGCGGCGCTCGCCGAGGACCCGCCCTCGACCGTCCGCGAGGGCGGGATGCTCACTCGCGGGTTCGACGAGGAGCTCGACGAGATCATCGAGCGCCACGAGGAGTTAGAGGAGTGGTTCGACACGCTGGCCGAGCGCGAGCGCCGCCAGCACGGGCTCGCCCACGTCAGCGTCGGCCGGAACAAGACCGACGGCTACTACATCCAGGTCGGCAAGTCCGCCGCCGACGACGCGCCCGACCACTACGAGAACGTCAAGACGCTCAAGAACTCCGAGCGGTTCGTCACCGACGAGCTGGAAGAGAAGGAACGGGAGATAATGCGCCTGGAGGAACGGCGCGGCGACCTGGAGTACGAGCTGTTCTGCGAACTGCGCGAGGCCGTCGCCGACGCCGCCGAGACGCTCCAGGACGTCGGGCGCGCGATAGCCGAACTCGACGCGCTGGCGAGCCTGGCGGTCCACGCCGTCGGCAACGACTGGACTCGCCCGGAGCTCGCCGAGCCGGGCGCCGACGTCGAGATCGAGCAGGGGCGGCACCCCGTCGTCGAGCAGACGACCGACTTCGTACCCAACGACGCGAGCCTGACCGACGACCGCCGGTTCCTGATCGTCACCGGCCCGAACATGGCGGGGAAGTCGACGTACATGCGCCAGACCGCGCTGATCGTGCTACTCGCTCAGATCGGCAGCTTCGTGCCCGCCCGAAAGGCCACGATCGGGCTGGTCGACGGCATTTACACGCGCGTGGGCGCGCTTGACGAACTCGCGCAGGGCCGCTCGACGTTCATGGTCGAGATGCAGGAGCTCTCGAAGATCCTCCACTCGGCGACCGACGAGTCGCTGGTGATCTTAGACGAGGTGGGCCGCGGGACGGCGACGTACGACGGCATCTCGATCGCCTGGGCAGCCACCGAGTACCTCGTCAACGAGATCGGCGCCCGAACCCTCTTTGCGACCCACTACCACGAGCTCACCGCGCTGGGTGATCACTTCGACAGCGTCGCAAACGTCCACGTCGCGGCCGACGAGACAGACGGCAACGTCACCTTCCTCAGAACCGTGCGCGAGGGACCGACCGATCGGTCCTACGGCATCCACGTCGCCGACCTCGCCGGCGTTCCCGACCCGGTCGTCGACCGATCGCAGGACGTGCTCGGCCGGCTTCGGGACGACAAGGCGATCGACATCCGAGGGAGCGGCGGGAGCGGCGGGAGCGGCGGTGAGACGAAGCAGGTCGTCTTCGACGTCCAGAGCGGGCAGATGAAGACGGCGAGCGCTGACGGCGGGGAGGCGTCGCAGCGAGACGAACGCTCCCCCGGTCGAACGGACGCCGAAAACGAAGGACGTGCGACCGATGCATCCGATTCATCCGCCGCGCTGCCAGTTGACGAAGACGCCGAAGCCGTCTTGGATCACCTGCAGGACCTGGACGTCAACGAGACTCCGCCGGTTGAACTGATGGCGAAGGTTCAGGAGTGGCAAAATAAGTTAAATGATTAA
- a CDS encoding winged helix-turn-helix domain-containing protein has translation MPSEHEQLVGAAEYSDASPFVRLLKTRSRVKMLDAFLRESHHDLRSRELEKLTGIDQSTVSRNMETLLDYGLVQKTRTGQKGQRYQINLDNQAVQALAQAQDALFNSAHRTSDDSGLNTVGEYQPPEASSKDIADRVRNSDVGAAIEDANV, from the coding sequence ATGCCATCGGAGCATGAGCAATTAGTGGGTGCTGCCGAATATTCCGATGCATCGCCCTTTGTACGGCTACTCAAGACGCGGAGCCGGGTCAAGATGCTGGATGCGTTCCTTCGTGAATCCCATCATGATCTCCGTTCGAGGGAATTAGAGAAATTAACTGGAATTGATCAGAGTACAGTAAGTCGAAATATGGAGACTCTGCTTGATTATGGTCTTGTTCAAAAAACTAGAACTGGACAAAAAGGCCAGCGATATCAAATCAACCTTGATAATCAGGCGGTCCAAGCCCTCGCTCAAGCTCAAGATGCGCTTTTCAATAGCGCACATAGGACTAGCGATGATTCTGGCCTAAACACAGTTGGTGAATATCAGCCACCTGAGGCTTCAAGCAAGGATATAGCCGACCGTGTTCGAAATTCAGATGTTGGTGCTGCAATTGAGGATGCCAATGTCTGA
- a CDS encoding cold-shock protein codes for MAKGEVDFFNDTGGYGFISTDDADDDVFFHMEDVGGPDLEEGTEIEFDIEQAPKGPRATNVERL; via the coding sequence ATGGCGAAAGGCGAAGTTGACTTCTTCAACGACACTGGCGGTTACGGTTTCATCTCGACGGACGACGCGGACGACGACGTGTTCTTCCACATGGAAGACGTTGGCGGCCCGGACCTCGAGGAAGGCACCGAGATCGAGTTCGACATCGAACAGGCCCCCAAGGGCCCCCGGGCGACCAACGTCGAGCGCCTCTAA
- the mutL gene encoding DNA mismatch repair endonuclease MutL, which yields MRKLDDRTVQRIAAGEVVERPASAVKELVENSLDADASRIEVAVERGGVESIRVRDDGVGMSEADVRAAVQEHTTSKIEDVDDLESGVATLGFRGEALHTIGAVSRTEITTKPRSADDAGTKLTYVGGEVESVEPAGCPEGTTVEVTELFFNTPARKKYLKTEATEFAHVNRVVTQYALANPDVAVSLEHDGREVFATTGQGDLQSTLLAVYGKDVAASMIGVDAAPEVGSEFPEGPLEGISGYVSHPETTRSSREYVSTFVNGRYVRSPAVREAILEAYGGQLASDRYPFVVLFLEVPAETVDVNVHPRKMEIRWGDEAGVRRQVRAAVEDALLDHGLVRSSAPRGKSAPEEASIAPEAEDESVDDDDEPTGGDEFDNPDSEGSAATEARAKPETSDSLTGGGDPASASDAGAESVDADTGPASAAGETTDSGSAGSASSTADESASRPDGVAANDADAASTEHGGTPESTTETPDADGAAAFDGDAATSGGLDAASDASESVDGDAKWTVDDEKFTGPHDQRTLGGDVVDDERRFDSLPRLRVLGQLQDTYVVAETGEGLALIDQHAADERVNYERLKAEFEGDTTAQALANPVELELTAGEAALFDEYREALAKLGFYAERDGRRASVSTVPAVLDETLAPERLRDVLTSFIEGEADDGGEAAVESLADEFIADLACYPSITGNTSLREGSVVELLDELDDCENPWACPHGRPVVIEIDGEELDDRFERDYPGHGGRRD from the coding sequence ATCCGAAAACTCGACGACCGAACGGTCCAGCGCATCGCCGCCGGCGAGGTCGTCGAACGGCCCGCATCCGCGGTGAAGGAACTGGTCGAGAACAGCCTTGACGCCGACGCCTCGCGGATCGAGGTGGCCGTCGAGCGCGGCGGCGTCGAGTCGATCCGCGTGCGCGACGACGGCGTCGGGATGAGCGAGGCCGACGTCCGCGCGGCGGTACAGGAGCACACTACCAGCAAGATCGAAGACGTCGACGACCTCGAATCCGGCGTCGCGACGCTGGGGTTCCGGGGCGAGGCGCTGCACACCATCGGCGCCGTGTCGCGGACGGAGATCACGACGAAGCCCAGGAGCGCCGACGACGCCGGCACGAAGCTGACGTACGTCGGCGGCGAGGTCGAGTCCGTCGAACCGGCCGGCTGTCCCGAAGGCACCACGGTCGAGGTCACTGAACTGTTCTTCAACACGCCCGCGCGCAAGAAGTACCTCAAGACCGAAGCCACCGAGTTCGCCCACGTCAACCGGGTGGTGACCCAGTACGCGCTGGCCAACCCCGACGTCGCCGTCTCGCTGGAACACGACGGCCGCGAGGTGTTCGCCACCACCGGGCAGGGCGACCTGCAGTCGACGCTGCTCGCGGTCTATGGGAAAGACGTCGCCGCGTCGATGATCGGCGTCGACGCCGCGCCCGAGGTCGGGAGCGAGTTCCCCGAAGGCCCCCTGGAGGGGATCTCGGGCTACGTCAGCCACCCCGAGACGACCCGGTCGAGCCGCGAGTACGTCTCGACGTTCGTCAACGGCCGGTACGTCCGCTCGCCCGCGGTTCGAGAGGCGATCCTCGAAGCCTACGGCGGCCAACTCGCCAGCGACCGGTATCCCTTCGTCGTCCTCTTTCTGGAGGTGCCCGCGGAGACGGTCGACGTCAACGTCCATCCCCGCAAAATGGAGATACGGTGGGGGGACGAGGCGGGCGTGCGCCGACAAGTCAGGGCGGCCGTCGAGGACGCGCTGCTCGACCACGGGCTGGTGCGCTCGTCGGCGCCCCGCGGTAAGTCCGCGCCCGAGGAGGCGTCGATCGCGCCGGAGGCCGAGGACGAATCGGTCGACGATGACGACGAGCCGACCGGGGGTGACGAGTTCGACAACCCCGATAGCGAGGGGAGCGCCGCGACCGAAGCGCGCGCGAAGCCAGAGACGAGCGACTCGCTGACGGGAGGCGGAGACCCCGCTTCGGCGTCCGATGCGGGTGCGGAGTCGGTCGACGCCGATACGGGGCCCGCGAGCGCTGCCGGAGAGACCACCGATTCGGGGAGCGCCGGATCGGCGTCCAGCACGGCGGACGAGTCGGCGTCTAGGCCCGACGGCGTCGCGGCCAACGACGCCGACGCGGCGTCCACCGAGCACGGCGGGACGCCCGAATCCACCACCGAAACGCCGGACGCCGACGGTGCCGCGGCGTTCGACGGCGACGCCGCTACATCCGGAGGCCTGGACGCCGCGTCCGACGCGTCCGAGTCCGTCGATGGCGATGCCAAGTGGACCGTAGACGACGAGAAGTTCACCGGCCCCCACGACCAGCGGACGCTGGGCGGCGACGTCGTCGACGACGAGCGCCGGTTCGACAGCCTGCCGCGGCTGCGCGTGCTCGGCCAGCTCCAGGACACCTACGTCGTCGCCGAGACCGGCGAGGGACTGGCGCTGATCGACCAGCACGCCGCCGACGAGCGGGTCAACTACGAGCGCCTGAAAGCCGAGTTCGAGGGCGACACGACCGCCCAGGCGCTGGCCAATCCCGTGGAGCTGGAGCTCACCGCGGGGGAAGCGGCGCTGTTCGACGAGTACCGCGAGGCGCTGGCGAAGCTCGGCTTCTACGCCGAGCGCGACGGTCGGCGGGCCTCGGTCTCGACGGTGCCCGCGGTGCTCGACGAGACGCTGGCGCCCGAGCGCCTGCGGGACGTGCTGACCTCCTTCATCGAGGGCGAGGCCGACGACGGCGGGGAAGCCGCCGTCGAGTCGCTGGCCGACGAGTTCATCGCCGACCTGGCGTGTTACCCGTCGATCACGGGCAACACGTCGCTGCGCGAGGGCTCCGTGGTGGAGCTGCTGGACGAACTCGACGACTGCGAGAACCCGTGGGCCTGCCCGCACGGCCGCCCGGTCGTCATCGAGATCGACGGCGAGGAGCTGGACGACCGGTTCGAGCGCGACTACCCCGGCCACGGCGGGCGGCGGGACTGA
- a CDS encoding nitroreductase family protein, producing MSSESAAPEERAVAHDESFGEAIEAIRTRRSGHNFDPDAKLDDETLEAVIRDATLAPSSYNLQPWEFVAVQDADRLDEVVELAYGQEHIREAGTAILVVGHTDAKTADRVFNEWEEAGRMDEASAEQTKAQSVEMYEDERMGRDYAVRNASLAAQNLLLSAHARGLKATPMIGFDQEGISEFLELPDDEIPVMLISIGPSAGEEPDRLPRRSVDEVLHRESR from the coding sequence ATGTCCTCCGAATCAGCCGCCCCCGAAGAGCGAGCCGTAGCGCACGACGAATCGTTCGGCGAAGCCATCGAGGCGATCCGAACCCGCCGGTCGGGACACAACTTCGATCCCGACGCGAAACTCGACGACGAGACGCTGGAGGCGGTGATCCGCGACGCCACGCTGGCGCCGTCGTCGTACAACCTCCAGCCGTGGGAGTTCGTCGCCGTGCAGGACGCGGACCGGCTCGACGAGGTCGTCGAGCTGGCCTACGGACAGGAGCACATCCGAGAGGCCGGAACCGCGATTCTCGTCGTCGGCCACACCGACGCCAAGACGGCCGATCGAGTGTTCAACGAGTGGGAGGAAGCCGGTCGGATGGACGAGGCCTCCGCCGAGCAGACGAAGGCCCAGTCGGTCGAGATGTACGAGGACGAGCGGATGGGCCGGGATTACGCCGTCCGAAACGCCAGCCTCGCGGCGCAGAACCTCCTGCTGTCGGCCCACGCTCGCGGGCTGAAGGCGACGCCGATGATCGGCTTCGACCAGGAAGGGATCTCGGAGTTTCTCGAACTGCCCGACGACGAGATCCCGGTCATGCTGATCTCGATCGGCCCGAGCGCCGGCGAGGAGCCCGACCGGCTCCCGCGCCGTTCGGTGGACGAAGTGCTCCACCGCGAATCGCGGTAG
- a CDS encoding transporter substrate-binding domain-containing protein, which translates to MGSGDRSAVGRRDALRLAATSGAVPLLAGCFGENGGSGGDGGDGGGGGTSGAGDPADPDGPRELVVGTAAEFPPFESTEASSPVGFDVDLATAAIEAVEGYELAEWRYDRLFSSLPGALADGDVDVLAAALSITEPRQGDFAFTEPYFDTRQAALVADDDWTPASLDELAGRTLGAQTATTGEALIQTELIEPELVEPNEYASWDTYPAAVAALEQGTVDAVVVDAPAAWSFAADGPASIAFLVGDRVERYGFGVRGDEAELRDALDEGLLAVRESGRYDEIAAEWLSADEDVVEEGGASGANESGD; encoded by the coding sequence ATGGGAAGCGGGGACCGGAGCGCCGTGGGACGCCGCGACGCCCTGCGACTGGCGGCGACGAGCGGCGCCGTGCCGCTGCTCGCGGGCTGTTTCGGCGAGAACGGCGGGAGCGGCGGGGACGGCGGGGACGGGGGAGGCGGCGGAACAAGCGGCGCGGGCGATCCCGCCGATCCCGACGGCCCCCGGGAACTCGTCGTCGGCACCGCCGCCGAGTTCCCGCCGTTCGAGTCGACCGAGGCGTCCTCGCCGGTCGGCTTCGACGTCGACCTCGCGACGGCCGCGATCGAGGCCGTCGAAGGCTACGAGCTCGCCGAGTGGCGCTACGACCGGCTGTTCTCGTCGCTGCCCGGCGCGCTCGCGGACGGCGACGTCGACGTGCTGGCGGCGGCGCTGTCGATCACCGAGCCGCGACAGGGGGATTTCGCGTTCACCGAGCCGTACTTCGACACGCGCCAGGCCGCGCTCGTCGCGGACGACGACTGGACGCCCGCGTCGCTCGACGAGCTGGCCGGCCGGACGCTCGGCGCCCAGACCGCCACCACCGGGGAAGCGCTGATCCAGACGGAGCTGATCGAGCCGGAGCTGGTCGAGCCCAACGAGTACGCCTCGTGGGACACCTACCCCGCGGCCGTCGCGGCGCTGGAGCAGGGGACGGTCGACGCGGTCGTCGTCGACGCGCCCGCCGCCTGGTCGTTCGCGGCGGACGGACCGGCGTCGATCGCTTTTCTCGTCGGCGACCGCGTCGAGCGCTACGGCTTCGGCGTCCGCGGCGACGAGGCCGAGCTCCGCGACGCGCTGGACGAGGGGCTACTCGCCGTCCGCGAGAGCGGCCGGTACGACGAGATCGCCGCCGAGTGGCTGTCGGCTGACGAGGACGTCGTCGAGGAAGGCGGTGCGAGCGGCGCGAACGAGTCCGGCGACTGA
- a CDS encoding winged helix-turn-helix domain-containing protein encodes MTDREVLSECPPSAKLVYKVLEHDGELTQQELAEATMLSPRTVRHALSDLDEEGLIDQRVYLADARQKIYSLQDAEAEADVDAAAV; translated from the coding sequence ATGACTGATCGAGAGGTTCTGTCGGAGTGTCCGCCGAGCGCCAAGCTGGTGTACAAGGTGCTGGAACACGACGGGGAGCTGACCCAGCAGGAACTCGCCGAGGCGACGATGCTCTCGCCCCGAACCGTCCGGCACGCACTGTCGGACCTCGACGAGGAGGGGCTGATCGACCAGCGCGTCTACCTCGCCGACGCCCGCCAGAAGATCTACTCGCTGCAGGACGCCGAGGCCGAGGCCGACGTCGACGCCGCCGCGGTGTGA